One region of Bubalus kerabau isolate K-KA32 ecotype Philippines breed swamp buffalo chromosome 6, PCC_UOA_SB_1v2, whole genome shotgun sequence genomic DNA includes:
- the MFSD2A gene encoding sodium-dependent lysophosphatidylcholine symporter 1 isoform X4, whose protein sequence is MAKGEGAESGSAAGLLPTGILQAGERPVQVKKEPKKKKQLSICNKLCYAVGGAPYQVTGCALGFFLQIYLLDVAQVDPFSASIILFVGRAWDAITDPLVGFCISKSPWTRLGRLMPWITFSTPLAIIAYFLIWFVPDFHQGQTLWYLLFYCLFETLVTCFHVPYSALTMFISTEQSERDSATAYRMTVEVLGTVLGTAIQGQIVGQADSPCIPDANASTVNRTQSSTSIKETQNAYLLAAGVIASIYVICAVILILGVREQRESYETQQTKQMPFFRGLRLVMSHGPYIKLIAGFLFTSLAFMLVEGNFALFCTYTLGFRNEFQNLLLAIMFSATVTIPIWQWFLTRFGKKTAVYIGISSAVPFLILVALMESNLIVTYVVAVAAGISVAAAFLLPWSMLPDVIDDFHLKQPHIHGTEPIFFSFYVFFTKFASGVSLGISTLSLEPAALQAVPH, encoded by the exons ATGGCCAAAGGAGAGGGCGCCGAGAGTGGCTCCGCCGCGGGACTTCTGCCCACCGGCATCCTCCAAGCCGGTGAACGCCCGGTCCAGGTGAAG aaggaaccaaagaagaaaaaacagttgTCCATTTGCAACAAACTTTGCTATGCAGTTGGGGGAGCCCCGTACCAGGTGACGGGATGTGCCCTGGGGTTCTTTCTGCAGATCTACCTGTTGGATGTAGCTCAG GTGGATCCTTTCTCTGCTTCCATCATCCTATTCGTGGGCCGAGCTTGGGATGCCATCACAGACCCCCTGGTGGGCTTCTGCATTAGCAAATCTCCCTGGACCCGCCTGGGCCGCCTCATGCCCTG GATCACCTTCTCCACACCCCTGGCCATCATCGCCTACTTCCTCATCTGGTTCGTGCCCGACTTCCACCAGGGCCAGACCCTGTGGTACTTGCTTTTCTACTGCCTCTTTGAAACGCTGGTCACG TGTTTCCACGTTCCCTACTCAGCTCTCACCATGTTCATCAGCACGGAGCAGAGTGAGCGTGATTCTGCCACTGCCTATC GGATGACCGTGGAGGTATTAGGTACAGTGCTGGGCACAGCAATCCAGGGGCAGATCGTGGGCCAAGCAGATTCGCCTTGTATCCCGGATGCCAATGCTTCTACAGTCAATCGCACGCAGAGCTCCACCTCGATCAAAGAAACG CAAAATGCATACCTGCTGGCGGCAGGAGTCATTGCCTCCATCTATGTCATCTGTGCTGTCATCTTGATCCTGGGTGTGCGGGAACAGAGAG AATCCTACGAGACTCAGCAGACCAAGCAGATGCCCTTCTTTCGGGGCCTCCGGCTGGTCATGAGCCATGGGCCGTACATCAAGCTTATTGCCGGCTTCCTCTTCACCTCCTTGGCTTTCATG CTGGTGGAGGGGAACTTTGCCTTGTTTTGTACCTACACCTTGGGCTTTCGGAACGAATTCCAGAATCTGCTCCTGGCAATCATG TTCTCAGCCACAGTCACCATCCCCATCTGGCAGTGGTTCCTAACCCGGTTTGGCAAAAAGACAGCTGTGTACATTGGAATCTCT TCAGCAGTGCCATTTCTCATCTTGGTGGCCCTCATGGAGAGTAACCTGATTGTCACATACGTGGTGGCTGTGGCAGCTGGCATCAGCGTTGCAGCTGCCTTCTTACTACCGTg GTCCATGCTGCCTGACGTCATTGATGACTTCCACTTGAAGCAGCCCCACATCCACGGGACTGAGCCCATCTTCTTCTCCTTCTACGTCTTCTTCACCAAGTTTGCCTCTGGAGTCTCTCTGGGCATCTCCACCCTCAGTCTGGA GCCTGCTGCTCTTCAAGCTGTACCCCATTGA
- the MFSD2A gene encoding sodium-dependent lysophosphatidylcholine symporter 1 isoform X2: MAKGEGAESGSAAGLLPTGILQAGERPVQVKEPKKKKQLSICNKLCYAVGGAPYQVTGCALGFFLQIYLLDVAQVDPFSASIILFVGRAWDAITDPLVGFCISKSPWTRLGRLMPWITFSTPLAIIAYFLIWFVPDFHQGQTLWYLLFYCLFETLVTCFHVPYSALTMFISTEQSERDSATAYRMTVEVLGTVLGTAIQGQIVGQADSPCIPDANASTVNRTQSSTSIKETQNAYLLAAGVIASIYVICAVILILGVREQRESYETQQTKQMPFFRGLRLVMSHGPYIKLIAGFLFTSLAFMLVEGNFALFCTYTLGFRNEFQNLLLAIMFSATVTIPIWQWFLTRFGKKTAVYIGISSAVPFLILVALMESNLIVTYVVAVAAGISVAAAFLLPWSMLPDVIDDFHLKQPHIHGTEPIFFSFYVFFTKFASGVSLGISTLSLDFTGYQTRGCSQPARVKFTLKMLVTMAPIVLILIGLLLFKLYPIDEEKRRQNKKALQALREEASSSGCSDTDSTELASIL; the protein is encoded by the exons ATGGCCAAAGGAGAGGGCGCCGAGAGTGGCTCCGCCGCGGGACTTCTGCCCACCGGCATCCTCCAAGCCGGTGAACGCCCGGTCCAGGTGAAG gaaccaaagaagaaaaaacagttgTCCATTTGCAACAAACTTTGCTATGCAGTTGGGGGAGCCCCGTACCAGGTGACGGGATGTGCCCTGGGGTTCTTTCTGCAGATCTACCTGTTGGATGTAGCTCAG GTGGATCCTTTCTCTGCTTCCATCATCCTATTCGTGGGCCGAGCTTGGGATGCCATCACAGACCCCCTGGTGGGCTTCTGCATTAGCAAATCTCCCTGGACCCGCCTGGGCCGCCTCATGCCCTG GATCACCTTCTCCACACCCCTGGCCATCATCGCCTACTTCCTCATCTGGTTCGTGCCCGACTTCCACCAGGGCCAGACCCTGTGGTACTTGCTTTTCTACTGCCTCTTTGAAACGCTGGTCACG TGTTTCCACGTTCCCTACTCAGCTCTCACCATGTTCATCAGCACGGAGCAGAGTGAGCGTGATTCTGCCACTGCCTATC GGATGACCGTGGAGGTATTAGGTACAGTGCTGGGCACAGCAATCCAGGGGCAGATCGTGGGCCAAGCAGATTCGCCTTGTATCCCGGATGCCAATGCTTCTACAGTCAATCGCACGCAGAGCTCCACCTCGATCAAAGAAACG CAAAATGCATACCTGCTGGCGGCAGGAGTCATTGCCTCCATCTATGTCATCTGTGCTGTCATCTTGATCCTGGGTGTGCGGGAACAGAGAG AATCCTACGAGACTCAGCAGACCAAGCAGATGCCCTTCTTTCGGGGCCTCCGGCTGGTCATGAGCCATGGGCCGTACATCAAGCTTATTGCCGGCTTCCTCTTCACCTCCTTGGCTTTCATG CTGGTGGAGGGGAACTTTGCCTTGTTTTGTACCTACACCTTGGGCTTTCGGAACGAATTCCAGAATCTGCTCCTGGCAATCATG TTCTCAGCCACAGTCACCATCCCCATCTGGCAGTGGTTCCTAACCCGGTTTGGCAAAAAGACAGCTGTGTACATTGGAATCTCT TCAGCAGTGCCATTTCTCATCTTGGTGGCCCTCATGGAGAGTAACCTGATTGTCACATACGTGGTGGCTGTGGCAGCTGGCATCAGCGTTGCAGCTGCCTTCTTACTACCGTg GTCCATGCTGCCTGACGTCATTGATGACTTCCACTTGAAGCAGCCCCACATCCACGGGACTGAGCCCATCTTCTTCTCCTTCTACGTCTTCTTCACCAAGTTTGCCTCTGGAGTCTCTCTGGGCATCTCCACCCTCAGTCTGGA CTTCACTGGGTACCAGACCCGTGGCTGCTCCCAGCCGGCACGTGTCAAGTTCACGCTGAAGATGTTGGTGACCATGGCTCCCATAGTCCTCATCCTCATAGGCCTGCTGCTCTTCAAGCTGTACCCCATTGATGAGGAGAAGCGGCGGCAGAACAAGAAGGCCCTGCAGGCTCTGAG GGAAGAGGCCAGCAGCTCAGGCTGTTCTGACACAGACTCTACAGAACTGGCCAGCATCCTCTAG
- the MFSD2A gene encoding sodium-dependent lysophosphatidylcholine symporter 1 isoform X1, which translates to MAKGEGAESGSAAGLLPTGILQAGERPVQVKKEPKKKKQLSICNKLCYAVGGAPYQVTGCALGFFLQIYLLDVAQVDPFSASIILFVGRAWDAITDPLVGFCISKSPWTRLGRLMPWITFSTPLAIIAYFLIWFVPDFHQGQTLWYLLFYCLFETLVTCFHVPYSALTMFISTEQSERDSATAYRMTVEVLGTVLGTAIQGQIVGQADSPCIPDANASTVNRTQSSTSIKETQNAYLLAAGVIASIYVICAVILILGVREQRESYETQQTKQMPFFRGLRLVMSHGPYIKLIAGFLFTSLAFMLVEGNFALFCTYTLGFRNEFQNLLLAIMFSATVTIPIWQWFLTRFGKKTAVYIGISSAVPFLILVALMESNLIVTYVVAVAAGISVAAAFLLPWSMLPDVIDDFHLKQPHIHGTEPIFFSFYVFFTKFASGVSLGISTLSLDFTGYQTRGCSQPARVKFTLKMLVTMAPIVLILIGLLLFKLYPIDEEKRRQNKKALQALREEASSSGCSDTDSTELASIL; encoded by the exons ATGGCCAAAGGAGAGGGCGCCGAGAGTGGCTCCGCCGCGGGACTTCTGCCCACCGGCATCCTCCAAGCCGGTGAACGCCCGGTCCAGGTGAAG aaggaaccaaagaagaaaaaacagttgTCCATTTGCAACAAACTTTGCTATGCAGTTGGGGGAGCCCCGTACCAGGTGACGGGATGTGCCCTGGGGTTCTTTCTGCAGATCTACCTGTTGGATGTAGCTCAG GTGGATCCTTTCTCTGCTTCCATCATCCTATTCGTGGGCCGAGCTTGGGATGCCATCACAGACCCCCTGGTGGGCTTCTGCATTAGCAAATCTCCCTGGACCCGCCTGGGCCGCCTCATGCCCTG GATCACCTTCTCCACACCCCTGGCCATCATCGCCTACTTCCTCATCTGGTTCGTGCCCGACTTCCACCAGGGCCAGACCCTGTGGTACTTGCTTTTCTACTGCCTCTTTGAAACGCTGGTCACG TGTTTCCACGTTCCCTACTCAGCTCTCACCATGTTCATCAGCACGGAGCAGAGTGAGCGTGATTCTGCCACTGCCTATC GGATGACCGTGGAGGTATTAGGTACAGTGCTGGGCACAGCAATCCAGGGGCAGATCGTGGGCCAAGCAGATTCGCCTTGTATCCCGGATGCCAATGCTTCTACAGTCAATCGCACGCAGAGCTCCACCTCGATCAAAGAAACG CAAAATGCATACCTGCTGGCGGCAGGAGTCATTGCCTCCATCTATGTCATCTGTGCTGTCATCTTGATCCTGGGTGTGCGGGAACAGAGAG AATCCTACGAGACTCAGCAGACCAAGCAGATGCCCTTCTTTCGGGGCCTCCGGCTGGTCATGAGCCATGGGCCGTACATCAAGCTTATTGCCGGCTTCCTCTTCACCTCCTTGGCTTTCATG CTGGTGGAGGGGAACTTTGCCTTGTTTTGTACCTACACCTTGGGCTTTCGGAACGAATTCCAGAATCTGCTCCTGGCAATCATG TTCTCAGCCACAGTCACCATCCCCATCTGGCAGTGGTTCCTAACCCGGTTTGGCAAAAAGACAGCTGTGTACATTGGAATCTCT TCAGCAGTGCCATTTCTCATCTTGGTGGCCCTCATGGAGAGTAACCTGATTGTCACATACGTGGTGGCTGTGGCAGCTGGCATCAGCGTTGCAGCTGCCTTCTTACTACCGTg GTCCATGCTGCCTGACGTCATTGATGACTTCCACTTGAAGCAGCCCCACATCCACGGGACTGAGCCCATCTTCTTCTCCTTCTACGTCTTCTTCACCAAGTTTGCCTCTGGAGTCTCTCTGGGCATCTCCACCCTCAGTCTGGA CTTCACTGGGTACCAGACCCGTGGCTGCTCCCAGCCGGCACGTGTCAAGTTCACGCTGAAGATGTTGGTGACCATGGCTCCCATAGTCCTCATCCTCATAGGCCTGCTGCTCTTCAAGCTGTACCCCATTGATGAGGAGAAGCGGCGGCAGAACAAGAAGGCCCTGCAGGCTCTGAG GGAAGAGGCCAGCAGCTCAGGCTGTTCTGACACAGACTCTACAGAACTGGCCAGCATCCTCTAG
- the MFSD2A gene encoding sodium-dependent lysophosphatidylcholine symporter 1 isoform X3 translates to MAKGEGAESGSAAGLLPTGILQAGERPVQVKKEPKKKKQLSICNKLCYAVGGAPYQVTGCALGFFLQIYLLDVAQVDPFSASIILFVGRAWDAITDPLVGFCISKSPWTRLGRLMPWITFSTPLAIIAYFLIWFVPDFHQGQTLWYLLFYCLFETLVTCFHVPYSALTMFISTEQSERDSATAYRMTVEVLGTVLGTAIQGQIVGQADSPCIPDANASTVNRTQSSTSIKETQNAYLLAAGVIASIYVICAVILILGVREQRESYETQQTKQMPFFRGLRLVMSHGPYIKLIAGFLFTSLAFMFSATVTIPIWQWFLTRFGKKTAVYIGISSAVPFLILVALMESNLIVTYVVAVAAGISVAAAFLLPWSMLPDVIDDFHLKQPHIHGTEPIFFSFYVFFTKFASGVSLGISTLSLDFTGYQTRGCSQPARVKFTLKMLVTMAPIVLILIGLLLFKLYPIDEEKRRQNKKALQALREEASSSGCSDTDSTELASIL, encoded by the exons ATGGCCAAAGGAGAGGGCGCCGAGAGTGGCTCCGCCGCGGGACTTCTGCCCACCGGCATCCTCCAAGCCGGTGAACGCCCGGTCCAGGTGAAG aaggaaccaaagaagaaaaaacagttgTCCATTTGCAACAAACTTTGCTATGCAGTTGGGGGAGCCCCGTACCAGGTGACGGGATGTGCCCTGGGGTTCTTTCTGCAGATCTACCTGTTGGATGTAGCTCAG GTGGATCCTTTCTCTGCTTCCATCATCCTATTCGTGGGCCGAGCTTGGGATGCCATCACAGACCCCCTGGTGGGCTTCTGCATTAGCAAATCTCCCTGGACCCGCCTGGGCCGCCTCATGCCCTG GATCACCTTCTCCACACCCCTGGCCATCATCGCCTACTTCCTCATCTGGTTCGTGCCCGACTTCCACCAGGGCCAGACCCTGTGGTACTTGCTTTTCTACTGCCTCTTTGAAACGCTGGTCACG TGTTTCCACGTTCCCTACTCAGCTCTCACCATGTTCATCAGCACGGAGCAGAGTGAGCGTGATTCTGCCACTGCCTATC GGATGACCGTGGAGGTATTAGGTACAGTGCTGGGCACAGCAATCCAGGGGCAGATCGTGGGCCAAGCAGATTCGCCTTGTATCCCGGATGCCAATGCTTCTACAGTCAATCGCACGCAGAGCTCCACCTCGATCAAAGAAACG CAAAATGCATACCTGCTGGCGGCAGGAGTCATTGCCTCCATCTATGTCATCTGTGCTGTCATCTTGATCCTGGGTGTGCGGGAACAGAGAG AATCCTACGAGACTCAGCAGACCAAGCAGATGCCCTTCTTTCGGGGCCTCCGGCTGGTCATGAGCCATGGGCCGTACATCAAGCTTATTGCCGGCTTCCTCTTCACCTCCTTGGCTTTCATG TTCTCAGCCACAGTCACCATCCCCATCTGGCAGTGGTTCCTAACCCGGTTTGGCAAAAAGACAGCTGTGTACATTGGAATCTCT TCAGCAGTGCCATTTCTCATCTTGGTGGCCCTCATGGAGAGTAACCTGATTGTCACATACGTGGTGGCTGTGGCAGCTGGCATCAGCGTTGCAGCTGCCTTCTTACTACCGTg GTCCATGCTGCCTGACGTCATTGATGACTTCCACTTGAAGCAGCCCCACATCCACGGGACTGAGCCCATCTTCTTCTCCTTCTACGTCTTCTTCACCAAGTTTGCCTCTGGAGTCTCTCTGGGCATCTCCACCCTCAGTCTGGA CTTCACTGGGTACCAGACCCGTGGCTGCTCCCAGCCGGCACGTGTCAAGTTCACGCTGAAGATGTTGGTGACCATGGCTCCCATAGTCCTCATCCTCATAGGCCTGCTGCTCTTCAAGCTGTACCCCATTGATGAGGAGAAGCGGCGGCAGAACAAGAAGGCCCTGCAGGCTCTGAG GGAAGAGGCCAGCAGCTCAGGCTGTTCTGACACAGACTCTACAGAACTGGCCAGCATCCTCTAG